Proteins from one Hydrogenophaga sp. SL48 genomic window:
- a CDS encoding FAD:protein FMN transferase, whose amino-acid sequence MPKMSSEPHEHAAACQRTTLHGPTMGTRWSATVDADHTMDLTALRQDLAAAVEQVDEQMSPWKPDSDLMRLNRAPVDEWVDLPADILEVLDCALDVHRLSAGAFDPCVGALVDAWGFGAVRDAPDAQAIRAARQSTPLPAHGRLELDRPSGRARKRATLQLDLCGIAKGYAVDRMATVLQQHGVRHALAALDGELRAVGAQASGVPWAVALERPEPGRRAVHGVIELEDLAVATSGDYRRYLDVGDARLTHTMDARRCAPVNNGVASVTVLARTCMHADAWATALLVAGPDEGLAMAQRMGLDVLFLLRRAEGLMEVGLGRFGRPSGTTPSERPVPG is encoded by the coding sequence ATGCCGAAGATGTCTTCTGAGCCCCATGAACACGCTGCGGCCTGCCAGCGCACCACCCTGCACGGCCCGACCATGGGCACACGCTGGTCTGCCACGGTCGACGCCGACCACACCATGGACCTGACGGCCTTGCGCCAGGACCTCGCCGCTGCGGTGGAGCAGGTGGATGAGCAGATGTCGCCCTGGAAACCGGACAGCGACCTCATGCGCCTGAACCGCGCGCCCGTGGACGAATGGGTGGACCTGCCCGCTGACATCCTGGAGGTGCTGGACTGCGCGCTCGATGTCCACCGACTGAGCGCGGGTGCATTCGATCCGTGCGTGGGGGCGCTGGTGGATGCCTGGGGGTTTGGTGCGGTGCGCGATGCACCCGACGCGCAAGCGATCCGGGCCGCACGCCAGTCCACACCGCTCCCTGCGCACGGACGCCTGGAGCTGGACAGGCCCTCAGGCCGCGCCCGCAAGCGCGCCACCTTGCAACTCGACCTGTGCGGCATTGCCAAGGGCTACGCGGTGGACCGCATGGCCACCGTGCTGCAACAGCACGGTGTGCGGCATGCACTGGCGGCGCTGGATGGTGAGCTGCGCGCCGTGGGCGCTCAGGCCAGCGGCGTGCCCTGGGCTGTGGCGCTCGAACGCCCGGAGCCCGGGCGCCGCGCGGTACACGGCGTCATCGAGCTGGAGGATCTGGCGGTGGCCACCTCGGGCGACTACCGACGCTACCTGGACGTGGGCGATGCGCGCCTCACGCACACCATGGACGCACGCCGCTGCGCCCCCGTGAACAACGGCGTGGCATCGGTCACCGTGCTGGCGCGCACCTGCATGCACGCGGACGCCTGGGCCACGGCCCTGCTGGTGGCGGGTCCCGACGAGGGTCTGGCCATGGCACAGCGCATGGGTCTGGATGTGCTGTTCCTGCTTCGCCGTGCTGAAGGTTTGATGGAGGTGGGGCTGGGTCGTTTTGGCAGACCCAGTGGTACCACGCCTTCGGAGCGTCCCGTCCCCGGATAG
- a CDS encoding bifunctional protein-serine/threonine kinase/phosphatase — MAFQLDIGFVCQTGRKASNEDFCAAMLPPEGQEDMGSIVAIADGVSTGGMGGEAAQTTVTSLVRSYHDTPETWDTTVALDRIIGAQNTWLAGINRRRQPAMGLTTLTALVLRGQSYTVAHVGDSRCYLLREGQMVLLTHDHVVNHPDLHHQLLRAVGLEDHLVVDYLQGDVQVGDTFVMLTDGVHGKLRERQLAECAAQADAQAAAERLVAEALSAGSDDNVTAMVVRVQGLLDPNLQDAGRAAQSLPIPAKLKVGEVIDGLTVTATVADNGINLLYQVRDPASQALYALKTLHPARAHDQDERAMLAHEAWLAKRMMSSRAADHLVAIHDHLPSRRPRSACYLLYDWHSGETLQQLLDQQHKLGPVQAVSAAMQTLRVLGLLHRQGVIHRDIKPANLHLGDDGVLRVLDLGVALSGREPQSMRRLHAGTPSFVNPEQWGHHSKAGGGATEGEPELPDAQSDLFALGVTLYQLLTGKLPYGEVLPYQLGRYYRDPTAPSRHNPEVPIWLDHVLQKAVARDKAQRFETAEEFLLALERGASRPLTVPPASALLHRDPTMLWKLLLGFSVLFNLLLVYWLLFLPK, encoded by the coding sequence ATGGCTTTTCAACTTGACATCGGCTTTGTGTGCCAGACCGGCCGCAAGGCATCCAACGAGGACTTCTGCGCCGCCATGCTGCCGCCAGAGGGCCAGGAAGACATGGGCTCCATCGTCGCCATCGCCGACGGCGTGAGCACCGGCGGCATGGGCGGCGAGGCGGCGCAGACGACGGTCACCAGCCTGGTGCGCAGTTACCACGACACGCCCGAAACCTGGGACACCACGGTCGCGCTCGATCGCATCATTGGTGCACAGAACACCTGGCTCGCCGGCATCAACCGCCGCCGCCAGCCCGCCATGGGCCTGACCACGCTCACCGCGCTGGTGCTGCGCGGCCAGTCGTACACCGTGGCCCATGTGGGCGATTCGCGTTGTTACCTGCTGCGCGAGGGCCAGATGGTGTTGCTCACGCACGACCACGTCGTCAACCACCCCGACCTGCACCACCAGCTGCTGCGCGCTGTGGGGCTGGAGGACCACCTCGTGGTGGACTACCTGCAGGGCGATGTGCAGGTGGGCGACACCTTTGTCATGCTCACCGACGGCGTGCACGGCAAACTGCGCGAACGCCAGCTCGCCGAGTGCGCGGCCCAGGCCGATGCCCAGGCCGCCGCCGAACGCCTGGTGGCCGAGGCGCTGTCTGCCGGCAGCGACGACAACGTCACCGCCATGGTGGTGCGCGTGCAGGGCCTGCTCGACCCCAACCTGCAGGACGCCGGCCGCGCCGCGCAGAGCCTGCCGATCCCGGCCAAGCTCAAGGTCGGCGAAGTCATCGACGGTCTCACCGTCACCGCCACCGTGGCCGACAACGGCATCAACCTGCTCTACCAGGTGCGCGACCCGGCGAGCCAGGCGCTCTACGCCCTGAAAACACTGCACCCCGCCCGCGCCCACGACCAGGACGAACGAGCCATGCTCGCGCACGAAGCCTGGCTCGCCAAGCGCATGATGTCGTCGCGCGCGGCCGATCACCTGGTGGCCATCCACGACCACCTGCCCAGCCGCCGGCCGCGCAGCGCCTGCTACCTGCTGTACGACTGGCACAGCGGCGAAACCCTGCAGCAGCTGCTCGACCAGCAGCACAAGCTCGGGCCGGTGCAGGCCGTGAGCGCCGCCATGCAGACCCTGCGCGTGCTCGGCCTGTTGCACCGCCAGGGCGTGATCCACCGCGACATCAAGCCCGCCAACCTGCACCTGGGCGACGACGGCGTGTTGCGCGTGCTCGACCTCGGTGTGGCGCTGAGCGGGCGCGAGCCACAGAGCATGCGCCGCCTGCACGCCGGCACGCCCAGCTTCGTCAACCCCGAGCAGTGGGGCCACCACAGCAAGGCCGGCGGCGGCGCCACCGAAGGCGAACCCGAGCTGCCCGACGCCCAGAGCGACCTCTTCGCGCTCGGCGTCACGCTCTACCAGCTGCTCACCGGCAAGCTGCCCTACGGCGAGGTGCTGCCCTACCAGCTCGGGCGCTACTACCGCGACCCAACCGCCCCCAGTCGCCACAACCCCGAGGTGCCGATCTGGCTCGACCACGTCCTGCAGAAGGCCGTGGCGCGCGACAAGGCCCAGCGCTTCGAGACCGCCGAGGAGTTCCTGCTCGCGCTGGAGCGCGGCGCCTCGCGCCCGCTCACCGTACCGCCCGCCTCGGCGCTGCTGCACCGCGACCCCACCATGTTGTGGAAGCTGCTGCTGGGCTTCAGCGTGCTGTTCAACCTGCTGCTGGTCTACTGGCTGCTGTTTCTGCCCAAATAA
- a CDS encoding PepSY domain-containing protein has translation MSWKVIHRWLGLTVGTLAVVLGITGSVLAIDPVQQAWQAPAAPGDLPVATLVERVTRTIPGAEEIRHLPSGAIVVFSFAGDQPQAQHVDPADGQVLGAWQASALPRWVKNLHRSLLLGDAGRWGAAGIALAMAMLCVSALVLLLRRMGGWRQLAARVRGSLAQRIHVVAGRVVLAVLCLTSLTALTMSASTLGLVELDTRAEPEVLSVLTGQPALPGAQLATLQSLAVRDLRKLNFPGPTDPEDTWNVVTAQGQGWIDRYSGQILAWQDATLAQRVYDWAVVLHTGEAAWPWAVVLGLAGASVLLFWLSGVVIWWQARRQTPHLTGNTPLAQADVLIFVASEGGSTWGFAQTLQDALSRGGHRVHTSALENFQTTPATRQVFVLAATYGEGQAPAHASGALKHIAGLSASAVPVTVLGFGDRQFPAFCAFAVALDQTLRAKGWPTLLPIEGIHQQSGQQFARWGVALAQALNEPLVLEHVPRVPPTTALTLMARQDHPGVTGQATAILRFAWPAEGPGARLRGQGLARFAAGDLLGIVPPGSAVPRYYSLASGWEDGFVEICVRQMPGGLCSTHLLGLKMGDTITAFIRPNPGFALPRTRRPVLLIGAGTGVAPLAGFIRRNDRRSPMHLYFGGRDPARDFYFGADIQRWLGEGRLATLQTVFSRVPDGGGYVQDALRRDAERVRGLVAQGAIVRVCGSRAMAQGVAETLDVVLAPLQLSVSTLKAKERYAEDVF, from the coding sequence ATGAGCTGGAAAGTCATTCACCGCTGGCTGGGCCTGACCGTGGGCACCCTGGCTGTGGTGCTGGGCATCACCGGCTCTGTGTTGGCGATCGACCCGGTGCAGCAGGCGTGGCAGGCGCCCGCCGCACCGGGCGATCTGCCCGTGGCCACGCTGGTGGAGCGCGTGACGCGCACCATCCCGGGCGCGGAAGAGATTCGCCACCTGCCCTCGGGGGCCATCGTGGTGTTCAGCTTTGCCGGCGACCAGCCGCAGGCGCAGCACGTGGACCCGGCCGATGGCCAGGTGCTGGGTGCGTGGCAGGCCTCGGCGCTGCCGCGCTGGGTGAAGAACCTGCACCGCTCGCTGCTGTTGGGCGACGCCGGGCGCTGGGGTGCAGCGGGCATTGCGCTGGCCATGGCCATGTTGTGCGTCTCAGCCCTGGTGCTGTTGCTGCGTCGCATGGGCGGCTGGCGGCAGCTGGCGGCGCGGGTGCGTGGCTCGCTGGCGCAGCGCATCCACGTGGTCGCGGGCCGTGTGGTGCTCGCCGTGCTTTGCCTGACATCGCTCACGGCGCTGACCATGAGCGCCTCGACCCTGGGACTGGTGGAACTGGACACCCGGGCCGAGCCTGAGGTGCTCTCGGTGCTCACCGGCCAGCCAGCCTTGCCCGGCGCGCAGCTGGCCACGCTGCAAAGCCTTGCGGTGCGGGATTTGCGCAAGCTGAATTTTCCCGGCCCCACCGACCCGGAAGACACCTGGAACGTGGTCACCGCCCAGGGTCAGGGTTGGATCGACCGGTACTCGGGCCAGATACTGGCCTGGCAGGACGCCACCCTGGCGCAGCGTGTCTACGACTGGGCCGTGGTGCTGCACACGGGCGAAGCGGCCTGGCCCTGGGCCGTGGTGCTCGGGCTCGCGGGCGCCAGCGTGCTGCTGTTCTGGCTGTCGGGCGTGGTCATCTGGTGGCAAGCGCGCCGCCAGACGCCACACCTCACCGGCAACACCCCGCTGGCACAGGCCGACGTGCTCATCTTCGTGGCCAGCGAAGGCGGCAGCACCTGGGGTTTTGCCCAGACGCTGCAAGACGCGCTGAGCCGGGGCGGACACCGCGTTCACACCAGCGCGCTGGAGAACTTTCAAACCACGCCCGCCACGCGGCAGGTGTTTGTGCTGGCAGCCACCTATGGCGAGGGCCAGGCCCCGGCCCACGCCAGCGGCGCCCTGAAGCACATCGCCGGGCTCAGCGCCAGCGCTGTGCCGGTGACGGTGCTGGGCTTTGGCGACCGGCAGTTCCCGGCCTTCTGCGCCTTTGCCGTGGCGCTGGATCAGACGCTGCGCGCAAAGGGCTGGCCCACGTTGCTGCCGATCGAAGGCATCCACCAGCAATCGGGCCAGCAGTTCGCGCGCTGGGGCGTTGCACTGGCGCAGGCGCTGAACGAACCCCTGGTCCTGGAGCATGTACCGCGCGTGCCACCCACCACGGCGCTCACGCTCATGGCGCGCCAGGACCATCCCGGTGTCACCGGGCAGGCAACGGCAATCCTGCGCTTTGCGTGGCCTGCAGAAGGACCGGGCGCACGCCTGCGCGGGCAGGGTCTGGCGCGGTTTGCTGCCGGCGATCTCCTGGGCATCGTGCCGCCGGGCTCGGCCGTGCCGCGCTACTACTCGCTGGCGTCGGGCTGGGAAGACGGGTTCGTGGAAATCTGCGTGCGCCAGATGCCCGGCGGCCTGTGCTCCACACACCTGCTCGGCCTGAAGATGGGCGACACCATCACCGCCTTCATCCGGCCCAACCCCGGCTTCGCACTGCCGCGAACGCGGCGGCCTGTGCTGCTGATCGGGGCGGGCACCGGTGTGGCGCCGCTGGCTGGCTTCATCCGCCGCAACGACAGACGCAGCCCGATGCACCTGTACTTTGGTGGGCGCGACCCGGCGCGGGACTTCTACTTCGGCGCCGACATTCAGCGCTGGCTCGGCGAAGGGCGCCTGGCCACGCTGCAGACGGTGTTCTCCCGCGTGCCCGACGGCGGCGGCTATGTGCAGGACGCCCTGCGCCGAGACGCCGAGCGCGTGCGCGGCCTGGTGGCACAGGGCGCCATCGTGCGCGTCTGCGGCAGCCGCGCCATGGCACAGGGCGTGGCCGAAACGCTGGACGTGGTGCTGGCGCCACTGCAGTTGAGCGTATCGACGCTGAAAGCCAAGGAGCGTTATGCCGAAGATGTCTTCTGA
- a CDS encoding 3-hydroxyacyl-CoA dehydrogenase NAD-binding domain-containing protein: protein MENIVIIGSGHMGAGIAAIFIAAGHDVVVLGRQLPAVEARLPAVRALAANLPSSGVTGQISAGLVDSWNEWSGVGLVIETIPEQLAAKQALFAELDHRVPAHIPIGSNSSGYGIDQMAAGLQTTDRMLNVHYSMPAHIVPMVEVALGAHTRPPLAEAVCRLIEATGKKTTLIKKYIPGLLISRLQHALMREALSLLDQGIVTPQAIDDAVRFGFGFRYAAIGPMAQKEMSGWDTHVVSGAAVYPSLSNIDAPPACVTELVKQGRTGMNQGAGFERWTPAEVAEFKRKYELRLRAAFEVLGVAPDDGPP from the coding sequence ATGGAAAACATCGTGATCATCGGCTCGGGCCACATGGGCGCCGGCATCGCCGCCATCTTCATCGCGGCGGGGCACGACGTGGTGGTGCTCGGCCGCCAGTTGCCCGCCGTCGAGGCCCGCCTGCCCGCCGTGCGCGCGCTCGCCGCCAACCTGCCATCGTCCGGGGTGACCGGCCAGATCAGCGCCGGCCTGGTGGACAGCTGGAACGAGTGGAGCGGCGTCGGCCTCGTCATCGAAACCATCCCCGAACAGCTCGCCGCCAAACAGGCGCTGTTCGCCGAGCTCGACCACCGCGTGCCCGCGCACATCCCCATCGGCAGCAACAGCTCGGGCTACGGCATCGATCAAATGGCGGCCGGTCTGCAGACCACCGACCGCATGCTCAACGTGCACTACTCCATGCCCGCGCACATCGTGCCCATGGTCGAGGTGGCGCTCGGTGCGCACACCCGCCCGCCGCTGGCCGAAGCCGTGTGCCGCCTGATCGAGGCCACCGGCAAGAAGACCACGCTGATCAAGAAGTACATCCCCGGCCTGCTCATCAGCCGCCTGCAACACGCGCTCATGCGCGAAGCGCTCTCGCTGTTGGACCAGGGCATCGTCACCCCGCAGGCCATCGACGACGCCGTGCGCTTCGGCTTCGGCTTTCGTTACGCCGCCATCGGCCCCATGGCGCAGAAAGAGATGTCGGGCTGGGACACCCATGTGGTCTCGGGCGCGGCCGTCTACCCCAGCCTCTCCAACATCGATGCGCCTCCCGCCTGCGTGACCGAGCTCGTGAAACAGGGCCGCACCGGCATGAACCAGGGCGCCGGCTTCGAGCGCTGGACACCGGCCGAGGTGGCCGAGTTCAAGCGCAAGTACGAGTTGCGGCTGCGGGCGGCGTTCGAGGTGCTGGGGGTGGCGCCGGATGATGGCCCGCCATGA
- the nirB gene encoding nitrite reductase large subunit NirB has protein sequence MKKSKLVMVGNGMAGVRTLEELLKIAPEFYDITVFGAEPHPNYNRILLSPVLAGEQTLEEIVLNDWSWYTDHGITLHAGFKVTEVDRIKRIVHAVGPGGEKVSAEYDRLIMATGSNPFILPIPGKDLEGVLAYRDIADTQAMIDAAKTYKHAVVIGGGLLGLEAANGLMKRGMTVSVVHVAPWLMERQLDDVAGKMLQASLEERGMKFLIGAQTQELVGDQDGGKGGRVKAIRFKDGTELPADLLVMAVGIRPNTALAESMRLHVNKGIVVSDTMQTMTDARIYAVGECAAHRGIAYGLVAPLFEQGKVLATHLAEFGIGRYTGSLTSTKLKVTGIDLFSAGNFTGGDDTEEIVMSDPSGGVYKKLVIQGDKLIGACLYGDTVDGSWYFKLLRDGRSVADIRDKLMFGESNIGDVGHQGQNKAAAMKDSDEVCGCNGVTKGTICKAIRDKGLFTLDEVKKHTKASASCGSCTGLVEQILMFTAGGDYSATPKLKAMCGCTDHGHEAVREAIRTPLADGSKLLTTAAVFSHLGWKTPNGCASCRPAINYYLISTWPKEAKDDPQSRYINERSHANIQKDGTYSVIPRMWGGETTADELRRIADAVDKYKIPTVKVTGGQRIDLLGVKKEDLVNVWKDIGMPSGHAYAKALRTVKTCVGSEWCRMGTQDSTQMGKDLERAMWRMYAPHKVKFAVSGCPRNCAEAGIKDVGVIGVDSGWEMYIAGNGGIKTEVAHFLVKVKTAEEVMEYTGAFCELYRQEGWYLERTVHYVNRVGLDYVKKRILDDAAGRKALWERLQFALDGEPDPWFDFKEAQVDTRQFAAVNA, from the coding sequence ATGAAGAAATCCAAATTGGTGATGGTGGGCAACGGCATGGCCGGTGTGCGCACGCTCGAAGAGCTGTTGAAGATCGCGCCCGAGTTCTACGACATCACCGTGTTTGGCGCGGAGCCCCACCCCAACTACAACCGCATCCTGCTCTCGCCGGTGCTCGCCGGTGAGCAGACGCTGGAAGAGATCGTGCTGAACGACTGGTCCTGGTACACCGACCACGGCATCACCCTGCACGCGGGTTTCAAGGTGACCGAGGTGGACCGCATCAAGCGCATCGTGCACGCGGTCGGCCCCGGCGGCGAGAAGGTGTCGGCCGAGTACGACCGCCTGATCATGGCCACCGGCTCCAACCCCTTCATCCTGCCCATCCCCGGCAAGGACCTGGAGGGCGTGCTGGCCTACCGCGACATCGCCGACACCCAGGCCATGATCGACGCCGCCAAGACCTACAAACACGCGGTGGTCATCGGCGGCGGCCTGCTGGGCCTGGAAGCGGCCAACGGCCTGATGAAGCGCGGCATGACAGTGAGCGTGGTGCACGTGGCGCCCTGGCTGATGGAGCGCCAGCTCGACGACGTGGCCGGCAAGATGCTGCAGGCCTCGCTGGAAGAGCGCGGCATGAAGTTCCTGATCGGCGCGCAGACGCAGGAGCTGGTGGGCGACCAGGACGGCGGCAAGGGCGGCCGCGTGAAAGCCATCCGCTTCAAGGACGGCACCGAGCTGCCGGCCGACCTGCTGGTGATGGCCGTGGGCATCCGCCCCAACACGGCGCTGGCCGAAAGCATGCGCCTGCACGTGAACAAGGGCATCGTGGTGAGCGACACCATGCAGACCATGACCGACGCACGCATCTACGCGGTGGGCGAATGCGCGGCGCACCGCGGCATCGCCTACGGCCTGGTGGCGCCGCTGTTCGAACAGGGCAAGGTGCTGGCCACGCACTTGGCCGAGTTCGGCATCGGCCGCTACACCGGCTCGCTCACCTCGACCAAGCTCAAGGTCACGGGCATCGACCTCTTCAGCGCCGGCAACTTCACCGGCGGCGACGACACCGAAGAGATCGTGATGAGCGACCCCTCGGGCGGTGTCTACAAGAAGCTGGTGATCCAGGGCGACAAGCTGATCGGCGCCTGCCTCTACGGCGACACGGTGGACGGCAGCTGGTACTTCAAGCTGCTGCGCGACGGCCGCAGCGTGGCCGACATCCGCGACAAGCTGATGTTTGGCGAGAGCAACATCGGCGACGTGGGCCACCAGGGCCAGAACAAGGCCGCCGCCATGAAGGACAGCGACGAGGTCTGCGGCTGCAACGGCGTGACCAAGGGCACCATCTGCAAGGCGATCCGCGACAAGGGCCTGTTCACCCTGGACGAGGTCAAGAAGCACACCAAGGCCAGCGCGTCGTGCGGCTCGTGCACCGGCCTGGTCGAGCAGATTCTCATGTTCACCGCCGGCGGCGACTACTCGGCCACGCCCAAGCTCAAGGCCATGTGCGGTTGCACCGACCACGGCCACGAAGCGGTGCGCGAAGCGATCCGCACGCCGCTGGCCGACGGCAGCAAGCTGCTGACCACCGCTGCGGTGTTCTCGCACCTGGGCTGGAAGACGCCCAACGGCTGCGCGAGCTGCCGCCCGGCCATCAACTACTACCTGATCAGCACCTGGCCCAAGGAGGCGAAGGACGATCCGCAGAGCCGCTACATCAACGAGCGCTCGCACGCCAACATCCAGAAAGACGGTACGTACTCGGTGATCCCGCGCATGTGGGGCGGCGAGACCACGGCCGACGAGCTGCGCCGCATCGCCGACGCGGTGGACAAGTACAAGATCCCCACCGTCAAGGTCACCGGCGGACAACGCATCGACCTGCTGGGCGTGAAGAAGGAAGACCTGGTCAACGTCTGGAAAGACATCGGCATGCCCTCGGGCCACGCCTACGCCAAGGCCCTGCGCACGGTGAAGACCTGTGTGGGCAGCGAGTGGTGCCGCATGGGCACGCAGGACTCGACCCAGATGGGCAAGGACCTGGAGCGCGCGATGTGGCGCATGTACGCGCCACACAAGGTGAAGTTCGCCGTGTCGGGCTGCCCGCGCAACTGCGCCGAGGCCGGCATCAAGGACGTGGGCGTGATCGGCGTCGACTCGGGCTGGGAGATGTACATCGCCGGCAACGGCGGCATCAAGACCGAGGTGGCGCACTTCCTGGTGAAGGTGAAAACCGCCGAGGAGGTGATGGAGTACACCGGCGCCTTCTGCGAGCTGTACCGCCAGGAAGGCTGGTACCTGGAGCGCACGGTGCACTACGTCAACCGCGTGGGCCTGGACTACGTGAAAAAGCGCATCCTCGACGACGCCGCCGGCCGCAAGGCGCTGTGGGAGCGCCTGCAGTTCGCGCTCGACGGCGAGCCCGATCCGTGGTTCGACTTCAAGGAAGCCCAGGTCGATACCCGCCAGTTTGCGGCAGTGAACGCCTGA
- a CDS encoding type IV pili methyl-accepting chemotaxis transducer N-terminal domain-containing protein, giving the protein MTSVLVFLAGPQGSTPLVNDLASVGAEVVAVQGAGSNLVREVVRHAPDMVVANLPLPDEAWFEACKALASVAPCPVLVFTADGDAAHIERAVASGVHAWVVNGYGAQRLRPLMQLAQARFKREQALLEELRDVSTRFEERKAVERAKGILMSARQVSDDAAFEILRTASMHSNQRLGQVAQHIIQSAHFAEGVNRAGQLRMLSQRLVKHWLLRLAGVQAAHHLALQADSAGRIDANLALLGKNLSQPTFGDLLAQVVATWKALKKALKAEPAPDQLAPINALAERLLQDAERLTASLESAGSVAPLRMLNMAGRQRMLSQRFAKAALLGVLETAEQPQHQADGEAARQAFEQGLAYLNGLPLSTPEIRRTLESAAQGWQQVVAGADHVRRPAGRDRLLRLEGLAAASESLLDDFEQLSAQYERSMQMLMG; this is encoded by the coding sequence ATGACATCTGTGCTGGTTTTTCTGGCGGGTCCCCAGGGCTCGACCCCGTTGGTGAACGACCTCGCGTCCGTGGGCGCCGAGGTGGTGGCGGTGCAGGGCGCCGGCAGCAATTTGGTGCGGGAGGTGGTGCGCCATGCACCAGACATGGTGGTGGCCAACCTGCCCCTGCCCGATGAGGCGTGGTTCGAGGCCTGCAAGGCCCTGGCTTCGGTGGCGCCTTGCCCGGTGCTGGTGTTCACCGCCGACGGCGACGCCGCCCACATCGAGCGCGCGGTGGCCTCGGGCGTGCACGCCTGGGTGGTCAACGGCTACGGCGCCCAGCGCCTGCGCCCGCTCATGCAGCTCGCGCAAGCGCGCTTCAAACGCGAGCAGGCCCTGCTCGAAGAGCTGCGCGACGTGTCCACCCGCTTCGAGGAGCGCAAGGCCGTGGAGCGCGCCAAGGGCATCCTCATGAGTGCGCGCCAGGTGTCGGACGACGCGGCCTTCGAGATCCTGCGCACCGCCTCCATGCACAGCAACCAGCGCCTCGGGCAGGTGGCGCAGCACATCATCCAGTCGGCCCACTTCGCCGAGGGGGTCAACCGCGCCGGGCAACTGCGCATGCTCTCGCAGCGCCTCGTCAAACACTGGCTGCTGCGGCTGGCGGGCGTGCAGGCCGCGCACCACCTGGCGCTGCAGGCCGATTCGGCCGGGCGCATCGACGCCAACCTGGCCCTGCTCGGCAAAAACCTCTCACAACCCACCTTCGGCGACCTGCTCGCGCAGGTGGTGGCCACCTGGAAGGCGCTGAAGAAGGCGCTGAAGGCCGAGCCCGCGCCCGATCAGCTCGCGCCCATCAACGCGCTGGCCGAGCGCCTGCTGCAGGACGCCGAGCGCCTGACCGCCAGCCTGGAGAGCGCGGGCAGCGTGGCCCCGCTGCGCATGCTCAACATGGCCGGGCGCCAGCGCATGCTCTCGCAGCGTTTCGCCAAGGCGGCCTTGCTCGGCGTGCTGGAGACGGCCGAACAACCGCAGCACCAGGCCGACGGGGAGGCCGCGCGCCAGGCGTTCGAGCAGGGCCTGGCCTACCTGAACGGCCTGCCGCTCTCCACGCCCGAGATCCGCCGCACGCTGGAGTCCGCCGCGCAGGGCTGGCAGCAGGTGGTGGCCGGCGCCGACCACGTGCGCCGCCCGGCCGGGCGCGACCGCCTGCTGCGCCTCGAAGGCCTGGCGGCGGCCAGCGAAAGCCTGCTGGACGACTTTGAGCAACTCTCGGCGCAATACGAACGCAGCATGCAAATGCTCATGGGGTAG
- a CDS encoding type IV pili methyl-accepting chemotaxis transducer N-terminal domain-containing protein, which translates to MNRRTLIVAAVGLPLLSVHAQVNDLGDAINKAGRQRMLSQRMGKAWLALVHKTESAAAQGVLDKSMALFDRQLVELKAYAPSNDIRDTYVKLEGAWSDYKTALVGVTPGKPGAAAVLQADARVLALAHQGTEQYEAASGRPVGKLVNVAGRQRMLSQRMAKFYFAATLPVDASTAATEIGKARTEFLSAMDLLRKAPEATDRIRDELKLADGQWFFFDQALQRMQSAGASPKPLSDVFVTSENLLSVMDRVTGLFAAIKT; encoded by the coding sequence TTGAACCGTCGCACGCTGATCGTTGCCGCAGTGGGTCTGCCCCTGCTGAGTGTGCATGCCCAGGTCAATGACCTAGGGGATGCCATCAACAAGGCAGGCCGCCAGCGCATGCTGAGCCAGCGCATGGGCAAGGCCTGGCTGGCGCTGGTGCACAAGACCGAAAGCGCCGCCGCGCAGGGGGTGCTCGACAAGTCGATGGCCCTGTTCGACCGCCAGCTCGTGGAGCTCAAGGCCTACGCACCATCGAACGACATCCGCGACACCTACGTGAAGCTCGAAGGCGCCTGGAGCGACTACAAGACCGCGCTCGTGGGCGTGACGCCGGGCAAGCCGGGCGCGGCCGCCGTGCTGCAGGCCGATGCCCGCGTGCTGGCGCTGGCGCACCAGGGCACGGAGCAGTACGAAGCCGCCTCCGGCCGCCCGGTGGGCAAGCTGGTCAACGTGGCCGGCCGTCAGCGCATGCTCTCGCAGCGCATGGCCAAGTTCTACTTCGCCGCCACGCTGCCGGTCGATGCATCGACCGCGGCCACCGAGATTGGCAAGGCCCGCACCGAGTTTCTGAGTGCCATGGACCTGCTGCGCAAGGCCCCCGAGGCGACCGACCGCATCCGCGACGAACTGAAGCTGGCCGACGGTCAGTGGTTCTTCTTCGACCAGGCCCTGCAGCGCATGCAGAGCGCTGGAGCGTCCCCCAAACCTTTGTCCGACGTGTTCGTGACGAGTGAAAACCTGCTGAGCGTGATGGACCGGGTGACCGGTCTGTTCGCCGCCATCAAAACCTGA